In Lycium ferocissimum isolate CSIRO_LF1 chromosome 3, AGI_CSIRO_Lferr_CH_V1, whole genome shotgun sequence, the genomic window AAAGACTTAGCTAGAAGAAGACATCTTTTATTGGAcaaagtatttttaaaagacTGAGAGTTAAATTGGAAATTGGATGTCCTCCAGCTACAACAAAGGCTCCTagttataaaaaaagaaaagccaGTACATGTACTACACTTATTTACAACACACAGTACAAGTGACACCCTTAaacaataaagtaaatacaacaaaaaaagtCTTACAATATAAGACATTCAAGTGGCTAATAGACAAAGCATAGTGCACGATGATAAACTAGAGAATAAGGGAATAGCAACTTGCATGGCTTTGGGTTTTGGTAAAATTATGGCTAGACATGGATGATGGATAAGGGGCCCTTTAATAGTGTTTGCGTGACATGAAACTTTGGGAATTTTATAGCTATACATGGATAAACAATTTGTGGTGGtattttttggattttcatGGTAGATCAAGGTGGGTTAAAGtgatgaaaaagtaaaaaacttgtgcatatttttttttggtgcttTTATGGTGGTTTTTTTATGGGTAGAGAGTGGTGAAAAAGATATAGTagagatatatattttttgctttttcaaaTGGGTGTTTATTGTAGCTAAAACCTTAAAGACTTATGTAGATTTTTTGGTTCTTCTAATGAGGATTTATGGCGTAAACAACTTAAAAGCCATAGgctatttttttggtttttctgaTGGGAAATTATGATGAGGAAAGTTGTCTAAAAAGGTTAAAGGGAAGGTTTTTTATTATTCTCTAATCCATTATTATGCAATGTGCTTGTCTTTCAACCCTTCCAATGTTCGCTTTTCAGCCCATGTGAAATATCGCGCGTGGATgttcttcctccataattcttGCTCTTTTCGCTTTTCTTCCCTGTGTCTTCAAATCTTTCCATGTATCTTTTGAGctcttcttcaacattcttcCAATGGGGAATTTTGAGATTATAATATCAATTGCCTTTCCCACTTGGCCAAATCTCCTTCAGAAAAAACTTATTTTGctgaaaatcattttctgagCTTCGCCGTATTCCTTTTCCTTTGTTCGGATTGTGGTGATGAATGGAAGATGATACCGGGCGGGGGCGGATCTACTCGGTGGCGTGGGGATGCCACGCCACCCGCAAGCTTCGGACGAactcgtacatatatatataggtatatatacataatgtatagaTAAATATTAAAGTGGCACCCCGATGACAAAAGGCGGGGCGCGTGGTGCCATGGGTGAATGGCCGGACTTGTGCCCTTCAATACGCGGATCGAACCCACGtaactacatttttttttagaaaaaattaaatatagacAAGACGTCAAGCAGCCACGTGAGGTACAAATCCTCTTATTCTAATCGCTATTGCGTACCACGTTCTATTctaatctctttctttttctttttaataatttgtgttgacttagtttcaattattagtAATTTAGTTACTActttttagcttttttatttCAGTTAGTACTACTTTTTTGTTTAGGTATATAAACTTTACAGCATAACTTCTCTCTCTCATCGATCAAGAAACATAAACCTAGTTCTTGGGTTCCCCCTTTCCAAATCAAAATCGGTCCGcaacctttcaattccattgcCAAGAACCTTCATCTCTAAAATCGATCAGCAAAGACATTTCTCCAAATTCCATTGCCGTATGTCTCTGTTTgtctctctttctttgtttcttttagttatttacttgttttttgtctattggaaatttgaaagaaataaacatTAAAAGAAGATTTATGGTGCAGAATGTGAAAATGGGATTTGTGTGCAAATGGACTTGAAGGAAACTAATATGCATTTATTTGAATGTGACATTGAATCAGTGATATCAACCATCAAAGCTTGCTTTGAGTTTTAGGTTCATAAAGTACTTTTTATCCATTTTGGATTTTGTAATGAGTTACATCTGATATATATCTTGTTAAAACTTTGTGCAAATAGAAATACAAAACTAGCACTCAagtgattccttcatgtttacaGAGAAAATTTACTTACGGCTTATCCGTGCTTCATAATGTGAGTTgaatacaaattttattttgtaggaAGTGCTCCATTTTGTGAATGCGATGGATAAGTTTCTCACAAAATTCAATTGTTCTCAACCAAGTTCTAGTACGGATGCCAACAGCTTCTCAACTTATAAATGAGCTCAATTTAGGATCGCTTTGAAGCCGATCCAGGAGAAAGGGGTACCCATTGCCGAATATAACCCTCGAATTCGGGATGAAGTGAGAGACATTATATTCAAACGGGGCCTTGTCAACCTTTGCTTAAAAATTTCCTTCAACTCAAATAGGAAATAGAGGTCGTCAATTTGTTTCAAATTGGTACAAAGTTCCACATTCTAAATGGTTGGAGTATAGCATGAAGACAGATGCCGCATATTGCCTATGTTGTTATTTGTTCAAAAATGAATTTGTACATGGAAGTGCGGCTGAGTTTTATACGAAAAATGGTTTTAGGAGTTGGAATAGGGCTCTTGAAAGATTTCGTTTGCATGTTGGTGAGGTTAATAGCGTCCATGATAAATGTTTCAAGAAGATGCTagatttgtcaaatcatcatcAATCAATTCAAGTTGTTCTTGAAAAGCATTCcgagaaggaaaaaaagtgattatagaatgcgtttggaagcCTTAATTGATGTGGTAAGACTTCTTTTGCATCATGGGCTGCCTTTTCGAGGTCATGACGAAAGTGAATCTTCAACAAATCAAGGCTTCTTTCTAGGATTTTACGATGGCACGGGGACAAACATCCGATGTGGGAAAAGTGATACTAGAAAATGCTCCACAAAATGATACTTTGACTTGTCCTATGATCCAAAAAGACATTGTCAATGCTTGTGCAAAAGAAACGGTGAAAGCTATAATTGGAGAATTGAATGGAGATTACTTTGGTATATTAGTGGATGAGTCCAAAGATATCTCACACAAAGAACAAATGGCTCTCGTGTTGCGGTATGGTGATAAGAATGGTGCGGTGCTAGAACGATTTATCGGTCTAGTCCATGTTAGTGATACATCGGCATGCTCATTAAAGAAAGAAATCTACTCTTTGCTTTCCAATCACTCACTAAGTCcatctaaaatacatggacAAGGTTATGAGCGAAGCTAGTAATATGAGAGGAGAGATAAATGGTCTCAAAACTTTGATTATGAAAGATAGTCCATCGGCATATTACATTCATTGTTTTGCTCATCAATTGCAATTAACACTTGTAGCTATTGCTAAAAAACATGGGGATGTTGAAGACTTCTTTGATCATGTTACTAatgtgttgaatgttgttgaggATCTTTTAAGCGTAGAGATTTAATTCGTCATCATCAAGCTGAAAAGTTGGAGCAGTTACTTGAATCAGGTGAAGTTCATACTGGACGAGGACTAAATCAAACGCGCGGACTTCAAAGACCAGGTGATACTCGTTGGGGATCGCATTTCAAAACATTAGATAACTTTATTGTTATTTTCTCAACTATTGTTCATGTGCTTGAAGTGATTAAACATGAAGGTTCCACCTCAAGTGATAGAAATCAAGCAAAATATCTTTTGATTGAGATTAAAACATTCAAATTTGTTTTTATGCTTCACTTGATGTTAAAAGTGTTGGCAATGTCAAATGAGTTGAGCAAGATTTTACAAAAAAAGGATCAAGATATT contains:
- the LOC132048980 gene encoding uncharacterized protein LOC132048980 yields the protein MARGQTSDVGKVILENAPQNDTLTCPMIQKDIVNACAKETVKAIIGELNGDYFGILVDESKDISHKEQMALVLRYGDKNGAVLERFIGLVHVSDTSACSLKKEIYSLLSNHSLSPSKIHGQGSFKRRDLIRHHQAEKLEQLLESGEVHTGRGLNQTRGLQRPGDTRWGSHFKTLDNFIVIFSTIVHVLEVIKHEGSTSSDRNQAKYLLIEIKTFKFVFMLHLMLKVLAMSNELSKILQKKDQDIINAVDFLKIAKERLQDMRETGWKPLLDDVSSFCDEHDILIPKLDESYFPGKSKRKSFGVCYSHHLRIEIFCAVIDVQLQELNDRFDVASSDLLLGMGSLNPINSFANFDKGRIMTLANGNPKFSNLQGIRDLAKALVEANLVDTYSLVYLLVKLTLILPVATATAWREHSHP